The nucleotide sequence tatataatatacatgttattataatggatgattattgaatggttattattatattttaaaaataatttttctacctttatataattcatttagtacttattgttggttgagatatatatatctaattattgtcctacttacgatctgacgagattctatatttttgaatagaatttattttcgataatttcaattgattttaatcgatttaaatttcttttctatttgaaaattagttatgaaacacgtgtaatttttttattatatttatcttatgatatttactttactttatattatactcatttattgtgcttttaattattaatttttctatatgtgatagtggattttcatcgatgagttcttgaaaattggttatttctctaaaactatatatcgGCAAATATAAGAAATTGTCAGTATTATTACTcctagtaatattattattgtttgtagtagtagtaactctGGTGTTTCTGTTGGTATCAACgttgtttttgtcattagttTTGCTCTATCTCGCTTACCGCCAATTTACTGTCGTAGTGAacataatgataatcttttcctTTTCGctcacaaggactgaaatttttgcTAGGAGGGGGCCAGGTTGATTACTTGGACCTTtagtgttttatgttcaaatcaaagTAAGGTCAGATTTCCTTTTTGTTCTTCCGGGGTCGACGACATAATCGGTTGTTCCCTTCCACCGTCCCCCATCAAATCTGAGATCTGCTTAcgatatagattattattattattaaagaaataaacgtCGTTGTCttcttagaaataattattatcattagaagctactattattgttgttgtatctgTGTAATCGATAATAAAACAAGTTGGAGGGTTTCGctttcaactttattttatttgaaaagagGAACTTACCCCGAGATATTACAGGTTTATTATATGAAGCACGTAAAGTAATACAatatctttctctcattcatatcCCTTTTTCATTGTTTCGATTAATCCCCCCTCCTGCATTACTCGAAAGTTTTTGCAAACATTTATCTCAATGATAGCGTTTTACACGGATTGCGCACCCATAATAGGAGAACTaactttaggaaaataaaaaaaggctCTCTAGACAATTCTTCGACTTTCCAAGCACACTAATTTAAGTATTCCTAGCTATTCTATAACCTGGATTACTTTTGTTGTCTATTCCATATTTTGTCGTTAATAATAATGGCGTAGTACCCGTCAAAAACGATGGGGTTTGATTAACctttcaataattataattatgatctTTCTGCTCAAGCCTTGCTCCATTTTCTTGCCTTTTTGTTTTCCCTGCTCATATGACTACTAATTATCATGCTTACTGGTTGACTGATGaatatttttctctgtctcttactTTCCCTGCCACTCTGTCAGTTTtttgtctatccatttatctactcCACCATCGCTTTCTGACAGTCTCTTTCCTATCTATTTGTATAATCCACCCctatgtaactctctctctctctcagcacagTTATAACCATAGCATTCTCCTTTCaccaataaacaaaagaaaaaaaacacgacttggccttttatatatatatatatagaaaattatagCTATTTTAAATAATACTGATTTATAATTAACCAAATAACAatgatggtttctgatttaagcatagggccagcagttttgaggggaaggaaTAAGACGATCCATCGACCcaagttcttgactggtactttattttgtcaaccccgaaaCGGTTAAaacagtaaagttgacctcgatgggatTTTTGAATAATACCGCAAAGAACTGagataaataccacaaggtatttcatAACTTTAGTTACAATGACTTTAGTGGGTTTCaacgcagttttttttttctccatctgaGTTCACTCACAAAACTCTGGTGCACCTGAGGATTTGGTTAATGGTGCCGAACGGAATCGAACTCATTCCTGTGTGATTAACAAAGGCAAGCATTCTAACCACTCAACCATGTTGCATTCACAGTCGGCCTAAAATAGTTACAATACCATATAATATTTGAGGGCGGGCATAGTTGATTTTATCAAACTCCCCCAGATAATCGCTGGTATGTATTTAAAAAGACTGCctgcatatatgaaataatgataataatagtaacttcTGTTATTGGTGCAATAACTAAAATTTGGCAGAAGAGTCAATgacgtcgaccccagtacacaactggtacttactttatcaaccctgaaaaggcAATgccgaccgcggcggaatttgatccAGCGGCACTTTCCCGCTCTACTCTTACATGCCTCGCTGTTTGACCAAGCTGTACTGTCACGTGCCTCGCTGTTTGACCCAGTGGCACTTGCTCGCTCAACTCTCACGCGTCTCACCGTTTGATCCAGCGACACTTTCACGCTCTACTCTCCAGTGTCTCACCGTTTGACCCAGCGGCACTCTGTATATGACAACTGGAAGAAGTGATAGAAAAAGGAGTGCCATTACTTGGCTGGCACCCATTTCCAGCTgagcagaacgtaaagacggacgaaatgtggctacgcattttgtccgacgctctaacgattctgccagctcaccgctttaataataatcgtttctgttATAGACCCAAGGCTGAAATTTGAGacagggggtaagtcgattacacgaccccagtgcgtaactggtacttatttatttcatcgaccccgaaaggatgaaaggcaaagtcgacctcggcggaatttgaactcagaacgtaaaacgagAAGAAACGCCGTcagacattttgtccagcgtgctaacgattctgccagctctccaccttaataatttttattattaattcatttattggcCACTAGGGCCGGGAGAGGGCTAATCTTATAACTTATTTACTTGGGAAGGGCAACattaattttcatgaaatataatCACTTATTTCacagtgaatttgtgaaaagatgtGTGACTATGGCAAAAAAAAATGGTTAGAGTGATTGGCCTTACTCTAAGTATATGCCTGTAGATTGGAGAGCAGGAGAGAGGGCTTGTGCATTTGGTGGTCAGGGTAACTCTGGATCTGTCGGGTCCCTTGAACTATCTTAGATGGAGTTTCTTCTCTACTGGGAGGACTACATCACTCACCTTATCTTATAATTTGTATTCCGTGTTattcccctctcttcctctccatctTTTATGCAAATCCCCGCACAAATTGTTGTCCTTTCTTGTGATTTCCCCCTCAGCTATGCCCCtgtagctaataaaagaaattactacCGAcataatcattactattattatcaaatataaggCGAGAAGCTGGCGCGAGGAAAAGAAAgtgttcagcggcatttcgtccgactttacgttctgagttcaaattccgctggggtcgacttcgcctttcatccattaggggtcgataaattaagtatcagtcgagcACACTGGATTCGCTGTAATCCACTATCCTGCTCCCTCCCCCAAATCTCAGGCCtcgtgtttatagtagaaaggattattattgttgcggTGGTGGGTTAGATTTGCGACTCCCACCCTGGGGGCATAATGATTTTCTTACAACATAATGCTGTTAGCTCTGAGAGACAAACAGCTGGGTGAGGCCAAAGCAcaccactttttaaaaaaatattattatcattattattacagaatCCTTCCTGCATTGTTCTCGTCCAACCAACGTCTCAAGCCATCATagctaataaaagaaaccattattattattattattattaatccaaaCACAGCTATtctcatcgccatcatcatactcatccatcataatcatcatcatcatcatcatcagagacTTAAACGTTGTCACGTGACCTTCCACGACGTTTTGTTACGTAAAcgtaattttcatattttatttctttttttttgtggttaatctttattctttttttttttttttgcaatgctAATGTCATGTTAATGGCATGTTAATATTATGTCAAAAAATTAcgtcaaaacatacatacatacacacacacacacatatatatatatatatatatatatatatatatatatatatatatccttattatTACGCTGCAGTGTtatattaagtaatatatattgttgttgttgttgttgttatcagtgtttctgttattgtttttattattcaattgttttcttttaattgtcaATTATTTTGGAGCTTGCATTAGTTCTTTGTTTCCTAACTATGCCTTTTGCTACCCtgcgtcactctctctctctgaccaacCATCCCCTGCAACCAAAAGAATTCCTGAAGAGCCAGCCTCTACCGTCTCTGAAAACCAAATCCTcatccgtcatatatatatatatatatatatatacatgcacacacatatatatacacactacccATATAGagaaacctgtatatatatgtgtgtgtatgtatatatagacagagaaacaggAATATACTTctaagtatatatagatgtaagtgtatatgtgtgtgaatatatatatatatatatatatacatgtgtatatagtggAAATACAGAGAGCACTGTCATTTGGCGGAATCGAAACCCTGACCAAAGGCTTGATAGTAATTGCTTAGAagttttgtttggtttgtttctgttttgttgttgtcctCATAAGTGCCACTTTCACGTGACCTCTCCTCATCTCACGCtcgttattttttttacatattgtgcatttaattaatgttttgttgCTCTTGTTCCTGTGCATTATCATTTCGTTCATGTTTTTTGAAATATATCTCGTATTATGTTGCATTATGTTGTGTTACGCAACTCTCAGTATAAAATGTTGTTTGTTGTAACTTCGTTAGTGTGTCGTTGGATATTCATTTCGTTTCAAACGGTTGCAGTGGAAGCAGTAGTgtcaatggtaataataataatagttgttgtcgttcttgttgtttAATTCTCGTTATTACCTCTGTTTTTGTTGATGTCAGTGTTACACAAAGTTCCTTCATTTCCTGCGTATCTcagttttcttcatttattatcattaccatcatcatactTAATTATTTTGAAGTGGAGGAAAAACGGAGAGGGAGTCATGGGAGAAAAAATTGTGTATATGGCGGTGGAGAGAATGGTGGGGAGGAATTTGGAGAGTTAGGGAGACAATGAGGGCAGCGGGGGTGGTGGGGACAAATGAATCTTGTATTTCGCCGTTCACTGTAGGCGTGGCCAGTATTGTGACGTCATGGAAGTCATGTGATGCGTGCTCATATCTTGTGGACCTCCACCCGGCACCTGTATTGGTACCGATACTCCTGGTGAGATAAGACCTGGGAGAGAATAAAAATACGAGAGTAAAAAACGAGAGTAAAACGAGAGTTAGTGAGAGCGTCTCAGTGAATGCTTGCAATGTGTGGAgtgtgtgacagacagacagacagacaggaaaaaaGTAGATGAATAAAGAGAGATGGAGGGTAAGAAGAGGAATGGATTAAAAGTTATAGTCACAAGAATTAAAAGACACAGAGGACGGGTAACAGAGAAGAATGAAGAATTGCGAGTGTGTATGAGAGGATGTTGCGAAGTGACATAgacattcattcatatgtatataataatttttaaagaagaatattattgacagtaacttcgaagtttcggcccgTTCATCCGTTGAGGACTGTCGATAATATTCTTTTAGATTAACACATCAGattaaaagataaacacacacacacacacacacacacacatatatatatatatatatatatacacacacacatccttgtaGCTAaccattcatatatgcatacatatacgcatatatgtatgccaccatgcatcaatatatattcatgcatgtagatgtatgtttgtatgtacatgaatatgtatgtatatatatatatgcatatgtatgtatatatgcatatgtatgtatatgtgcatatatatgtatgtatctgtatgtatatatatgtgcatatatatgtgtatgtatatatgtatgtatatatatatatatatatgtatatatacatatgtatatgtacaatattgatgcatacataggatacacatatacatgtctatccatatacatacacacacttccaaaTACACTTTACGCTTGCGTACACACATTCAGAAATACacgcatatccatacatatatatatagatacattacttacatacatgcatacacatcaatGCATTCACTTGTACAaaggcatacgtacacacataaccATATTTGATGCATCTACATGAAATATAGAAATCCACCGCCAGCCATTGAGTGCCAATTACCTGTCGAAGCTCCGTTAGTGGAGTGCGACGTCATGTGAGATTGCATCCCTGCAGCTGGATTGCAAGAAGACCGCGAATAGTTACTTAACGTGAGGGGGTCGTAACTTCTGGCCGTTCCTGATACATAATCTGTaagatataataatgaaattccaACGGTAAACAGCGTGGTGGATGAAGAGcacaaaaaggtaaaaaaagaggATTTGTCTTGAGGACTTCATGCAAAGCAGATAtacagcaaaacaaatatatatatatatacatatatataaatggaaatagcGTGTGGTTGACAATTTCTGAAAATTGGACTGACACACACAGACTTTGAAGATGGAAATGCTAGCTACTAAAATCCTCTCCTAAAGATCTACCTTATTTTTTAAACTCCTCCCTGAAGAAAAAGTAGTTTTCTAAAACATGTAAGGCTTATCTTCGTCTGCTGAAAATATGCATTCGTTTCTGTtaacgaaacagctgtaagaaaataTATGCGCACATTCTTACTTTATTATTTCTATGATACACGCTGTTCTAACAACTCAATTGTAGCAggtttataattatgtaattatgtctAAGCAGAAAGATTCTAAGCTGTAAACTATTATAAATTCTTTATCTAttcatgttttctttctattgtaCACCCAGAACCCCCTCTAATTGCTCAGGTGTGAAATTTAAGATTTCTCGGTTTTCTGGGAATCGATTCTGATAAAAAATTTCACAtctggtttgcacactatggcaacaccattgttatgttttccttattctgttgtttgtttgtttttttcactccTGATCTATTGGTGtggttctgggtgtatatatatatatatatatatatatatatatataatccaaaaaagcaacaagaatttaaaaggttattgcagtacgcacgtttcatgctactccattaatctatctatctatctatctatctatctatctatctatatttgcgtGTTACGTGCCTACGTCTGTTCTACATTGCAGCTATTTCTTTCACAAAACGCAGAGACCCAAGAACCATATTCACTCACGATTCGCACTTTCATTtcaaatacagtatatatttaaatttcggTAATTTACGCTTTAAATGGTTCTATTAGACACGGATTTAAATAATTAACGAACACATAAATATTAACTGGAAATAtacttaagtaaataaatagatgttaAANNNNNNNNNNNNNNNNNNNNNNNNNNNNNNNNNNNNNNNNNNNNNNNNNNNNNNNNNNNNNNNNNNNNNNNNNNNNNNNNNNNNNNNNNNNNNNNNNNNNNNNNNNNNNNNNNNNNNNNNNNNNNNNNNNNNNNNNNNNNNNNNNNNNNNNNNNNNNNNNNNNNNNNNNNNNNNNNNNNNNNNNNNNNNNNNNNNNNNNNNNNNNNNNNNNNNNNNNNNNNNNNNNNNNNNNNNNNNNNNNNNNNNNNNNNNNNNNNNNNNNNNNNNNNNNNNNNNNNNNNNNNNNNNNNNNNNNNNNNNNNNNNNNNNNNNNNNNNNNNNNNNNNNNNNNNNNNNNNNNNNNNNNNNNNNNNNNNNNNNNNNNNNNNNNNNNNNNNNNNNNNNNNNNNNNNNNNNNNNNNNNNNNNNNNNNNNNNNNNNNNNNNNNNNNNNNNNNNNNNNNNNNNNNNNNNNNNNNNNNNNNNNNNNNNNNNNNNNNNNNNNNNNNNNNNNNNNNNNNNNNNNNNNNNNNNNNNNNNNNNNNNNNNNNNNNNNNNNNNNNNNNNNNNNNNNNNNNNNNNNNNNNNNNNNNNNNNNNNNNNNNNNNNNNNNNNNNNNNNNNNNNNNNNNNNNNNNNNNNNNNNNNNNNNNNNNNNNNNNNNNNNNNNNNNNNNNNNNNNNNNNNNNNNNNNNNNNNNNNNNNNNNNNNNNNNNNNNNNNNNNNNNNNNNNNNNNNNNNNNNNNNNNNNNNNNNNNNNNNNNNNNNNNNNNNNNNNNNNNNNNNNNNNNNNNNNNNNNNNNNNNNNNNNNNNNNNNNNNNNNNNNNNNNNNNNNNNNNNNNNNNNNNNNNNNNNNNNNNNNNNNNNNNNNNNNNNNNNNNNNNNNNNNNNNNNNNNNNNNNNNNNNNNNNNNNNNNNNNNNNNNNNNNNNNNNNNNNNNNNNNNNNNNNNNNNNNNNNNNNNNNNNNNNNNNNNNNNNNNNNNNNNNNNNNNNNNNNNNNNNNNNNNNNNNNNNNNNNNNNNNNNNNNNNNNNNNNNNNNNNNNNNNNNNNNtatatatatatatatacacacacctacacgtagACAACTAACTACTCACATACAGGCGTATACGCACATAacttcactcatatatatatatatatatatatatacacacatgcactcaaaagtacacactcctctctctctttctccctctcttatatACTCCAAAACAGTTAATATAAAGCCCTCCCCGCTACCTTTCAAAACAACACAGCAGACATCAAATCACTTAAAAagcgtttaaatatattttacaaagaaatacaaaaataaataattgtttaaaatggATTTTAAACAATCGAAATTatcaaataaattgtaaatatatatttatatatatatatatatatatatatattgcagtatatttatttaaaaatagaaatatattgtcGTGCAGTGGTTGGATTACAGAAGGATTAACTGATGTTGTTTAAACAAAGTATTCTATTTGAGAGAATACAGATAGGGGAATGAGGTTTATTTGGTTATTTTCGTGTGTTCTCTTTTATTTGTAGTCGGGAGTTGTAGTGCGACGGTGGTGTTGGAAAAGTATAAGATAGAAGCGGATAGATCGCGAGAGATATATAGGAAAAAAAGAGGGATATATAGAGAAGAGAGGCTCACCGAGACTGCAATATctgtactgtagtagtagtattgttataattataatgaactgtttgaaattttggcataaggccagtaattttaggattAGTAGgttagtcgactacatcaacaccagtattccGCTGGTACGTaattttatagactccgaaagaGTGAAACGCAAAGGTGAgctcggcagaatatgaactgagaacataaaaccGAAAGAAACGCCTGCTAAGCAGTACCAGCGTCTAAGCGATTCGGCAAGTTTACCTCTTAaataattaatcataataatccttttccctgtaggcacaaggcctgaaattttgggggagagcgatagtcgattaaatcgaccccagtactcaactggtacttttttatcgaccGCGAGAagacgaatggcaaagtcgacctaggcgaaataaataataatagtaatcgttTATTATTTTGAGGAGAGTCTTGGTGGAATGAGATATGCATGAGCTTTCCGCCCTTTGTCCAAGATGACCATAATGCGAAAGCAAAGCTGCACTTGAAAAATTACCATTCTCAAGGTTAAAATGAAGATTTACGCTAAAATGTGAGGCCGATTTTGGATGATAATTCTGATTCTCTTAGAATATTAGAAATGCTTAAAAGCTAGTGATCATACGCTAATTTGGCTTGGTAAATCTTTTAGGTGGCTATGCGGCAAATTTAATGTTAGCCTTCTATCATAATTCCATTGATATCTACGAAATTTTAAAGGAATATTAAATCTACCTCAAtatttcactgctactttattttatccaccccacaacaatgaaaggtaaagttagtgttagtcttctattataattccattgacatcttggatgttttataggaatattaaatctatcccagtatatcactggtatttTGAGGACTCTCTATTTTAGCATCGTAGAATTATCGTTATCTCGAATGTGAATCTACTTTTATGcaaatgtttatataagtatgcatatatacatacaaatatgaatatataattgcaaatatatatatatatgtattagcgtagaacacgtgtatatatttatacatacacaaagctatatatatatacttacgtataaatttacacacacacaaatatacacgcgtgtgtattatatataaatacacatatacaaatatatatatatatctttatacataatatacatgtatatgtatctatgttatttatatataattacatattcagcatatatataaatatacttataagaaaataataataataataatgataataataaaataacaataatataaaatatatgaaaaataaaatttaaaattaaatgataaaactaatatttattaactaaataaataaataataaatgaataaatatgaaatactcaaaataagtaaaataataatcataataacaatagaaCCACGTGACTGAGAAAATATGACCTTGCCAAGCACGTGAGGTTTCCAGCATATTTCCAGTATCCTTAGTATCGTACTCAAGGTTCGGTTCCATGTCTGACTTTATTCTGCTAAGACCTTCTTTGTACCATTCCAACATATCTGAAGAAATCAGTGTGAAGATGGAGAAATAGACAGGTGCGAGGGTGTGATATATTTTGGAATGGGAAGCGgtagggataataataataatgttgtttgtACTGAAATGTATAGAAACGCTGTAGTTAGTGACGGCATTTACAGAGATAACGTGTTAGAGGTGGGATTTACAGAGTTGATGGTGTTATATTGCTGTTTATTGTAATCTTTATAGAGATGCTGATGTTATTTTAGGTTGTATCGTTTATGTTGTTTGTGGCAGTTTTATTAGTGAGGACGCCGTTGTTGTGTGTACTGGTATTTATAGAGATGATGGTTGTGGACGTTATATTTGTAAATGTCTATAAAGAAATGGTGTTGCTGGACTTGTTCTTACTGGTGGTGGTAAATATAGAGCTGATAGTGTTGGTGTTTCAGTCTTGCTGTTTACCTCTGATTCTAGGGCTTTAAGTTGAATGTCGTTTGTTTTAAGTTGTTGCTATTTTGATTGTGCTCAGAACAATATCGATCGAGCAGACCTATTACCAAGGATATTCTAATCAAGACTATCtcacttttttctatattcatgTAACACAAAACCAAATAACTCAACAGGTTATTTTCGAAGATGATGGGTTGTAATCTGAACAAAATTTAACTGTTTGTTGAGTAATTAGTTATATTGCTAGCGCGACTGGTTTTAATAAGTTAGGATTCATTGTGGATAGTGGCTTCTATAGAGATGATGTTGGACATATTCGCTTTGATATTGTCTTTCTGTGGTTGCTGAATCTCATCTTTTTCGTGATGGGTGGGCGGAAATGGTAAGGGATGTCTTGGTATTGAGGATTTATAGTACagttgttagtggtgatggtgttggtcaGGGTTGGACTTTATTCTCCTAAGAACGCTTACCATTTAAACATATCCGACGAGATcaatgtaaaaacagaaaaaattagtGTATTTAGGAGTAAAGATGCTTAGGAATGCACGTTGACATTGCATAACCGTTGactttgttgtttagcccaaaatTAGCTGTGAAAGAGCAGACCTACATTCGAAAGTATTCAATTGTACCCGTCTCAATTATAATTTTGTCCAATCATGGTGTAGTtcagattattttatttaacGTATCCATTCACACTTCACGAAGTTTgggtgttttatgtatgtgtgaaagagaaagagagaaatttagctactgtttctaaCCCGCCGTTCAATTACACGCATACGTGTACACTAGTTTGTTCTAAATTTTTAGTTCGACTTAAGTAGaatatattcttacacatataatatacatgcatatgggtATACGTTc is from Octopus bimaculoides isolate UCB-OBI-ISO-001 unplaced genomic scaffold, ASM119413v2 Scaffold_38852, whole genome shotgun sequence and encodes:
- the LOC106874021 gene encoding paired box protein Pax-6 isoform X1; this encodes MAESYRDLKGWDVGTSLGGMPTVPNYSLSNNITGNPACLQSNASSYSCMLPDMLEWYKEGLSRIKSDMEPNLEYDTKDTGNMLETSRAWQDYVSGTARSYDPLTLSNYSRSSCNPAAGMQSHMTSHSTNGASTGLISPGVSVPIQVPGGGPQDMSTHHMTSMTSQYWPRLQ
- the LOC106874021 gene encoding uncharacterized protein LOC106874021 isoform X2, which encodes MAESYRDLKGWDVGTSLGGMPTVPNYSLSNNITGNPACLQSNASSYSCMLPDMLEWYKEGLSRIKSDMEPNLEYDTKDTGNMLETSRAWQDYVSGTARSYDPLTLSNYSRSSCNPAAGMQSHMTSHSTNGASTGNWHSMAGGGFLYFM